AACAAAATTGCAGGGCAAGTAActgacagggggagagagaaaccGTGGTATCAGAAAGCAGAGGAGAGGATCGAGAGGTCATGAGTGGATAGTGAGGAAGGTACAACAATCTTAAGGAAGTCGTTAAGGATGTGGAGCACATAGAACAGTCTGCAAACTTTCAGCAGGTTCCAACATAGGGATTCAACTAGGGTGCTAATGGTGGGTACTCTTGCAGCAGAAATAGATGCCAAAAGTCAGGGTGAAGTTGCCAAGTCTGCCCTGCCTCATGAAAAAGGGCAGGATTGATAATTGCATAACAAAGAACTTAAGGTTGGGCACCTGACTATTGATGAAGGCAGTGAGTCCCAGGGAAAAGCCAAAGATGAGACCATGCAGCAAATAGGATGTGAAGAAACTGAAACAGGGGTCACTGAGTGGTGGGGAAAGATGCTTGAGTAGTTTTTTGGCCCCGAACTTTGGAGGAGCATCGAGTAGTTTGCGTGAGGTGAAACATCCTGCTGAGTTTTTGCAGACTATATGGACATTATCACAAGAAGGAGTAAAAGAAAAGGTATGGATGGGATGAGTTTCAAGCACAGTCTTTGCCAAAATTTCACTTATTCCAGAAATCTTTGTTATTTTTGACCGCTGCAGATGAACGTGGCGCCCAGTCTCCCGGTATACAGCTAACTGCTACTGGTACCCCTAAAACAAAAAGCTATTTTAATGTGTTGTAAAATAGCATCATTTATAACTGGAGCACTATCGCAGGGGGTGTCCTTAGCTTTGCAACTATTTTGCTGAGATCCAAGGTTTTTGAGGatctgataataataataatacattttatttgacagCGCCTTTCTGACACTCAAGGTCACCTTACATAAAATGAGACAAGaataatagtaaatagtaaacaagtaaaacaataaaacacagtaaaaagcaAGAGATAACACccaaagtataaaataaaataaatgaaagtgatTGGAGTTAGGAGTTATATGCAGATCTAAAGAGATATGTTTTGAGACCCGACTTGAAATGTAAAATAGAGTCAGAGTTCCTTAAGTCAGGAGGTAGAGCATTCCACCTGTCCAATGCAGACTGTACTGTTATTTTGTGTATTCTGaacagttataataataataaattcaatttaaaagtGCCTTTCTCgacactcaaggacactgtacaaaatgtagggttataaaaaaataaaataaaataaaaaaaaaacaacccaaaagTTAAAAGTAGATTAAAAGGTAAAACTTCATTAATGATCATTTTCATCTGTTTCAGTATTTGAATCAGCTGTTGGTCCAGTGAAGGTGAATCTTCATGACTCTGCTACTCTGCCCTGCTCTGAGAGATGCTCTGGTTTAGTGAGATGGACTGTGTTCCACAAACGCAGTGACACTCTGGCTGAGTGTGATCAGACTTCATGTAGATCAGTGGAGGAGGGATATCAGATGATCCATGATCAGTACCTGAAGGGagatctctctctcatcatcactgaTGCTGATTTCAGTAAGAGAGGCTGGTACACGTGTGACTGTGCCAGCAAGGACGTCTGTGACGTACAGATTCAGATTAAGCGTAAGTGTCTATCTAGTTTCTTGAGTGGCCATTATGGACACTACCCCAGTGATTTGGGTGCAATTATTTGAAATCAGATTTTGACAATTTTATTAATTCTTAAAACTTATTTCTATTCAGCCTTAAAAACTCCAATTCAGATAAAACCCAGTGAGTCTCTAGTCCTGGATTTACACATACCAGATCCAGTGGAGGTGATTTacagcaccacagatgcaactGGACCATCCAGTGGTCAGATCTGTACAGTGGATGGACGCTCAACACAGTGTGAACCTGAATACACACAGAGAGCATCACTAACATCTGCTCTTGAGCTGAGAGGAGCAACTTCATCTGATAGTGGAGTTTACACTGTAATGGACAAAAGGAATGAAGAGGTCATTCACATCTACACAGTGACCGTCCAAGGTAGGAGTTTATTCAGAGTTTAATCTTCTCTCCCGGTTTCAGTTCCACTCTTTTatggaaaatatataaaagtagTTTTTGTAAACCATCCACTGACTAGACCACTGATATTAAAATCAGCCCCGTTTTAGCCTCTAaatctaaacactgaataacactAAAGCACTGATCTTCAGCAAGTCATGACGAATGTATCCACTGTGCTCTCCTGATATTTTGCAGTGGGTCATTTCTGTTTAgctctgaacacacactgctttctttttctttacccAATGAAAAGTTTAGAAataaagagtgaagagagagggagtaataACTCTGGCGACTTCATATCAGCAGGTTTATATCATGGTTCAGCATGTATATGACAGGATAGCATGGGCTTGCCACCGTAGATCTTCACACTTACAAGTCATGGGATAGCAGTATGTGAATATATTATGAAGTGGAGTTATGAGGGATGGCTCACCAGACAGAGGTTGTGAGCTCAGGCCATCTGAGTTGTATCCCAGGCCTACCAGGTGAACCAGTACAGGTTTTAGGGAGACAGGACCCAAGTGCCAAGCTCATGTATAACCAAAGGCTGACCTAAACTACAGAACTTAAGCAATGTGATGAGTCTggaaatcaaacccaggccctatTGATACTGGGTAAGCACATGACCGCTTACCACTGAAGTCGTGGTGAAACTGCTGAAAGACACGCCGTTATATGGAAAAGCAATCCGAATCATAAACCCACCCTTTTCTATCAGGCgagaaaagagaacaaagaaCGCCAGGGGAAAACTGGCTCTctcagacatagagagagaaattagTAACTAAATGAGACAAAAGACTTTcccaaacagaaacagaactccttcatgttttttttttatttgaaagagaaagagagcagagaagGAACCTTGAGAGGAGGCTGGAGAAACACACAAAGTCAGGGGGAGTGCAAAACCTCTTTCCCAAATTACCAGCTGCTTCTGCTGACTCCAAATGAGACACAGGCACAGCAATGTGTGTCTCCTTCTGCTGTGCTTATGAAGCTTTTGCCCAGGTGTAGTATGTTGGGCTTGATTGGACTTGGGAGGAGTGTGTTGTCTCCCTCTGGTGGCTGGGAGTGCTGCAGCCCTGGAGGCAGCCTTTACAGTTGCCTCAAGCCTTGGG
This sequence is a window from Pygocentrus nattereri isolate fPygNat1 chromosome 20, fPygNat1.pri, whole genome shotgun sequence. Protein-coding genes within it:
- the LOC108415470 gene encoding uncharacterized protein LOC108415470, with protein sequence MQSCSFVPCVLILLTITVTDVFESAVGPVKVNLHDSATLPCSERCSGLVRWTVFHKRSDTLAECDQTSCRSVEEGYQMIHDQYLKGDLSLIITDADFSKRGWYTCDCASKDVCDVQIQIKPLKTPIQIKPSESLVLDLHIPDPVEVIYSTTDATGPSSGQICTVDGRSTQCEPEYTQRASLTSALELRGATSSDSGVYTVMDKRNEEVIHIYTVTVQDHSSDLDTDRGPPIPVWVIIVLAVMGTAFLTVTVVLVVLVVVNVRLKREKNTVETNKGSDSTEEEKLNVHPAVERSLPPKHRTCT